A single region of the Nicotiana sylvestris chromosome 6, ASM39365v2, whole genome shotgun sequence genome encodes:
- the LOC138870270 gene encoding secreted RxLR effector protein 161-like, whose amino-acid sequence MEESKEIDTSIATATKLDIDEPDSSVDQKLYRGMIGSLLYLTASKPDIVFIVGLCARFQANPKESHLTTVKRILRYLKGTTDLCIWYPKGSNFNLVGYADADYACFLVDRRSTSGMAHFLGSCLVSWAAKKKNSVALSTAEAKYVADASCCAQLLWIKQ is encoded by the coding sequence atggaagaatcaaaagaaatagacacTTCTATTGCAACAGCCACAAAAttggacatagatgaacctgattcatctgttgatcaaaagttgtataggggtatgattggttcacttttgtatcttactgcaagCAAACCTGACATTGTTTTCATTGTAGGACTTTGTGCTCGATTTCAAGCAAATCCAAAGGAATCCCACTTGACTACtgtcaagagaatattgagatacttgaaaggcactactgacctttgtatttggtatccaaaaggtagtaactttaacctagtgggatatgctgatgctgactatgcatGTTTCCTAGTGGATAGAaggagcacctcaggtatggcacacttccttggttcatgtcttgtgtcatgggctgctaagaagaaaaattcagtggccttatccactgctgaaGCTAAGTATGTTGCTGATGCTTCCTGTTGTGCTCAATTACTATGGATCAAACAGTAG